A genome region from Methanobacterium aggregans includes the following:
- a CDS encoding flavodoxin family protein, producing MKMIIIYKSYHHMNTEKVARAMAETMNGDLVRVEDVKPNELEDYDLIGFGSGIYGGKPHRDILKLAEEMQPMDKKVFIFSTSGIHGENYHHILMEKLKFKGAEILGEFNCPGEVRPLGLNLDLKGPLGWFMGKNKGHPNEMDLNNARIFAEDILKSR from the coding sequence ATGAAGATGATTATCATCTACAAATCCTACCACCATATGAACACAGAGAAGGTGGCCAGGGCCATGGCAGAAACCATGAATGGAGATCTTGTAAGGGTTGAAGATGTCAAACCCAATGAACTTGAAGACTACGACCTTATTGGTTTTGGTTCAGGTATCTATGGAGGTAAACCCCATAGGGACATCCTAAAACTTGCGGAGGAAATGCAGCCCATGGACAAGAAGGTGTTCATTTTTTCAACCTCTGGCATTCACGGGGAAAACTATCACCACATCCTTATGGAAAAGTTGAAGTTCAAAGGTGCTGAAATCCTGGGAGAGTTCAACTGTCCTGGTGAAGTCCGCCCACTTGGATTAAATCTGGACTTGAAAGGCCCATTAGGATGGTTTATGGGTAAGAATAAGGGACATCCTAATGAAATGGATTTGAATAACGCCAGAATCTTCGCAGAGGATATTCTTAAATCCAGATGA
- a CDS encoding chitobiase/beta-hexosaminidase C-terminal domain-containing protein, with protein sequence MVFLLSLSSASATNVTSSVGVTKNIGSTSYGYVDKTYYGNQSSKKTVVIIVGVHPQENGIHNAVSKTLANKSANLTKRYVLYKVTVTKDTGDYKKSRMNGQLLAQRFIVPDVSSENPMLVVDVHENHYKSSGYAYCRFLYLISNNAKTKTYANEIISTMPFLRTYTPPNHTSPQYVTEPIASKGISTMIYETYNSDSTAKKASDANAFINALDNQVGNSITASPAGGNYYAPQKVSLTSDSYSSIYYTLDGTNPTTSSTLYTEPISLNTSKTLKYIGVTESGELSSVTTSKYQIYVLTTYEYTARVLVKTVSYRGWKKVAYKAKVKVRYKVGKKWRYKYKYVTKYKWKKGWISYGIYKNQTKQGTRWTLT encoded by the coding sequence TTGGTATTTCTTTTAAGTCTAAGCAGTGCATCTGCAACGAATGTTACAAGCAGTGTTGGTGTTACCAAGAACATTGGCAGTACAAGTTATGGTTACGTGGATAAAACCTACTACGGTAATCAAAGTTCCAAAAAGACAGTTGTGATCATAGTTGGTGTGCATCCACAGGAAAATGGAATACACAATGCTGTTTCCAAGACCCTTGCAAATAAATCAGCTAATCTCACCAAAAGGTACGTTCTCTACAAGGTTACTGTAACCAAGGATACTGGTGACTATAAAAAGAGCAGAATGAATGGACAGTTACTGGCTCAGAGATTCATTGTTCCAGATGTTTCAAGTGAAAACCCCATGCTTGTTGTGGATGTTCATGAGAATCATTATAAAAGTAGTGGTTACGCTTACTGCAGATTTCTGTACCTAATTTCCAACAACGCTAAAACCAAAACCTACGCCAATGAAATAATCAGTACCATGCCGTTTTTAAGGACCTACACCCCACCAAACCATACAAGTCCACAGTACGTCACAGAACCCATTGCAAGCAAGGGCATATCCACCATGATCTACGAAACCTACAACAGTGACTCAACAGCCAAAAAAGCCTCTGATGCAAATGCTTTTATCAACGCTTTAGACAATCAGGTTGGAAACAGTATAACTGCAAGTCCTGCAGGTGGAAACTACTACGCTCCGCAGAAGGTGAGTTTAACTTCAGATAGTTATTCAAGTATCTACTACACACTTGATGGAACTAACCCAACAACCAGCAGTACATTGTACACAGAACCAATCAGTCTAAACACTTCCAAGACCTTGAAGTATATAGGAGTCACTGAATCCGGAGAGTTATCATCTGTAACAACATCTAAATACCAGATATATGTTTTAACCACATATGAATACACAGCACGTGTTCTTGTTAAAACAGTTAGCTACAGAGGATGGAAGAAGGTTGCCTACAAGGCTAAGGTGAAGGTAAGGTACAAAGTCGGTAAAAAGTGGAGATACAAGTACAAATACGTCACAAAATACAAATGGAAAAAAGGATGGATTTCTTACGGAATTTACAAGAACCAAACAAAACAAGGTACGCGCTGGACTTTAACATGA
- a CDS encoding ARPP-1 family domain-containing protein, producing MNFRVILLVSIIVIFAAVFGVMSYSGTGEIEGISLDQAYDQGDVVIIQSTSAGTVPHVVKVQNNGKNTLKIEKGELLKSNDSQDLVTAEDKQVTAQSTANIKAYCFEPAQRAYSGMKLESAGTASDAIKEIVDNSNPSDVQNATDAQLKIWTIFSGGDLNIYTGEPVALANKQNIRFSKLKEDADTAKSEVMAQFGVTQDEIATLNQTTTSSSSSSLSDMWNNFNDWVKNLTGI from the coding sequence ATGAATTTCAGGGTAATTCTTCTTGTATCCATAATTGTTATATTTGCAGCAGTCTTCGGAGTTATGAGCTACTCTGGAACAGGAGAAATAGAAGGGATAAGCCTGGATCAGGCATACGATCAAGGTGATGTGGTCATAATTCAAAGTACATCTGCAGGAACAGTTCCACATGTGGTTAAAGTGCAAAACAATGGTAAAAACACGTTAAAAATTGAAAAAGGCGAACTATTAAAAAGTAATGATTCACAGGATTTAGTAACTGCAGAAGATAAGCAAGTAACAGCCCAGTCAACTGCAAATATCAAAGCTTACTGCTTTGAACCAGCTCAAAGAGCTTACAGCGGAATGAAACTTGAAAGTGCAGGAACTGCTTCAGATGCCATTAAAGAAATTGTGGATAATTCAAATCCATCTGATGTTCAAAATGCTACAGATGCTCAGCTCAAGATATGGACGATATTTTCTGGTGGAGATCTGAATATATACACTGGAGAACCAGTTGCACTTGCAAACAAACAGAACATAAGATTCTCAAAACTTAAAGAAGACGCTGATACAGCTAAATCTGAGGTTATGGCACAGTTTGGTGTGACACAGGATGAAATAGCAACTCTGAACCAGACCACAACATCCAGCTCTTCATCCAGTCTTTCAGATATGTGGAACAATTTCAATGATTGGGTAAAAAATTTAACTGGAATTTAA
- the rpiA gene encoding ribose-5-phosphate isomerase RpiA, giving the protein MELKKQVGYEAAKLVKDGDIVGLGTGSTTLHFIERLGERVKTEELDIMGVPTSYQSFFLARDLGIKITTLEENDVDIAVDGADEVDPDLNLIKGGGAAHTLEKIVDSSAERFVVVVDESKLVEKLGKMPIPLEVMPAAYRVVSNRLRDMGGVPSIRMAERKDGPVITDNNNFLLEVAFNEISDPKFLEKELNSIPGVIENGIFSGYVDEVLVGTQEGVKVLKKG; this is encoded by the coding sequence ATGGAACTTAAAAAACAGGTTGGATACGAAGCTGCAAAGCTTGTTAAGGACGGGGATATTGTTGGACTTGGAACTGGATCCACAACCCTTCACTTCATTGAAAGACTTGGAGAGCGGGTGAAAACAGAGGAACTTGACATAATGGGAGTTCCAACATCCTATCAATCCTTCTTCCTTGCAAGGGACCTTGGAATCAAAATAACAACCCTAGAAGAGAATGACGTTGACATAGCAGTTGATGGTGCAGATGAAGTTGATCCAGACTTGAACCTGATAAAGGGGGGCGGTGCAGCCCACACACTTGAAAAGATAGTTGATTCTTCAGCAGAAAGGTTCGTTGTTGTTGTGGATGAATCAAAACTCGTTGAAAAACTTGGAAAAATGCCCATACCCCTTGAGGTAATGCCCGCAGCTTACAGAGTTGTTTCAAACCGTTTAAGAGATATGGGTGGTGTACCATCAATCAGAATGGCTGAGAGAAAGGACGGCCCTGTTATAACCGATAACAACAACTTCCTCCTTGAAGTTGCCTTCAATGAAATATCAGACCCAAAATTCCTTGAAAAAGAATTAAATTCCATCCCTGGAGTTATTGAGAATGGAATTTTCTCAGGATACGTTGATGAAGTGCTTGTAGGCACACAGGAAGGGGTTAAGGTTTTGAAAAAAGGTTAA
- a CDS encoding DUF488 domain-containing protein → MITIKRAYLPPEEEDGFRVLVDRIWSRGVSKEDIKLDFWMKNVAPSNELRKWFAHDPERWLEFKTRYLDELKDKKELIAHLKIIEKFNKTLTLVYSAQMKNTTTQWF, encoded by the coding sequence ATGATCACCATCAAAAGAGCCTACTTACCTCCAGAAGAAGAAGATGGTTTCAGAGTTTTGGTGGACAGAATATGGTCCAGGGGTGTGTCCAAGGAGGATATAAAGTTAGATTTTTGGATGAAGAACGTAGCCCCCAGCAACGAACTGAGAAAGTGGTTTGCCCATGACCCTGAGAGATGGTTGGAGTTCAAGACCAGATATCTGGATGAACTTAAGGATAAAAAAGAATTAATTGCACACTTGAAGATCATAGAAAAGTTTAACAAGACTCTGACTCTTGTGTACTCTGCTCAGATGAAAAACACAACAACGCAGTGGTTTTAA
- a CDS encoding metal ABC transporter permease, with product MLEFLSYTFMQNAVIAALLVSVACGIVGSYIVIKRIVFISGGISHAAFGGIGLGYFLGVNPVLAAIPFSMISAMGMGMLSEKVNVSEDTAIGILWSLGMAIGIIFINLTPGYAPDLFSYLFGSILTVPTSDLVIMLVLDITIILTVFLFRRELLAVSFDEEFAGVVGMPSRSIYLLLLCLVALSVVVLIKVVGVILVIALLTLPAAISKQFTQNLNKLMILSVATGMVLTVAGLWLSYVFNLASGATIVIVLAVAFGIASLLKD from the coding sequence ATGCTTGAATTTCTCTCATACACCTTCATGCAGAATGCAGTGATTGCAGCTTTACTTGTGAGTGTTGCATGTGGAATTGTAGGTAGCTACATCGTGATAAAACGCATAGTCTTTATAAGCGGAGGAATATCCCATGCTGCCTTTGGAGGAATTGGCCTTGGATACTTCCTTGGTGTGAATCCTGTGCTTGCAGCAATACCATTCAGCATGATTTCAGCCATGGGAATGGGGATGTTGAGTGAAAAGGTAAACGTGAGTGAGGACACTGCAATTGGAATATTATGGAGCCTGGGTATGGCTATTGGTATTATATTCATTAACCTAACACCAGGATACGCCCCAGATCTTTTCAGTTACCTCTTTGGAAGCATACTCACAGTTCCAACTTCAGATCTCGTGATCATGCTAGTCCTCGACATCACCATAATTCTAACGGTTTTTCTATTCCGCAGGGAACTTCTTGCAGTATCCTTCGATGAAGAATTTGCAGGAGTTGTTGGAATGCCATCAAGGAGTATTTATCTTCTGCTTCTCTGCCTTGTGGCTTTGAGCGTTGTTGTTCTCATTAAAGTGGTGGGTGTGATCCTTGTTATAGCCCTTCTAACACTTCCCGCAGCCATAAGCAAGCAGTTCACCCAGAACCTAAACAAGCTCATGATCCTTTCCGTGGCCACAGGTATGGTACTGACGGTTGCTGGGCTCTGGCTTTCATATGTTTTCAACCTGGCTTCAGGTGCCACGATTGTGATTGTTCTTGCTGTGGCATTTGGAATAGCATCCCTTTTGAAGGATTGA
- a CDS encoding CopG family ribbon-helix-helix protein, which translates to MTIVSISLNDKLLQEIDHIKDEMGFSGRSEVIRASARMLIADNKEKDELTGEINSVLILIHHKKVEDRVTEIKHGFEDVISTQIHSHLRENKCLEIFILDGNAQRMNQFYKMFETSPKMEYVKLIVV; encoded by the coding sequence ATGACAATCGTAAGCATATCCCTGAACGACAAGCTCCTCCAGGAAATAGACCATATAAAGGATGAAATGGGATTTTCCGGGAGATCTGAAGTTATAAGGGCAAGTGCCAGAATGTTGATAGCAGACAACAAAGAAAAAGATGAATTAACTGGGGAGATAAATTCTGTGCTGATCTTGATCCACCATAAAAAGGTTGAAGACAGGGTTACAGAGATAAAACATGGATTTGAGGATGTAATCAGCACCCAGATCCACAGTCACCTGAGGGAGAATAAATGCCTTGAAATATTTATTTTAGATGGAAACGCCCAGAGAATGAACCAGTTCTATAAGATGTTTGAAACATCGCCAAAAATGGAATATGTGAAGTTGATAGTGGTTTAA
- the proS gene encoding proline--tRNA ligase, which produces MTEFSEWFHNILEEAEIIDTRYPIKGMHVWLPQGFKIRKYTLNILKEILDEDHEEVLFPLLIPEDELAKEAIHVKGFESEVYWVTHGGLTELNKKLALRPTSETAMYPMFSLWVRSHTDLPMKFYQVVNTFRYETKHTRPLIRVREITTFKEAHTIHATKEEADMQVERALEIYRTFFNALGIPYTISKRPEWDKFPGADYTMAFDTLLPDGKTLQIATVHNLGQTFAKTFDITYETLEGEHEYVYQTCYGLSDRVIASTIGIHGDEGGLCLPPAVAPYQIVVVPIIFKKGGEEVLDFCKNLEEKLRNEGFRVHFDDRDIRAGKKYYEWEMRGVPLRLEVGPRDIANKKVVTVRRDNGEKEFMDFNPESFIMDINALMEKININMNKKAWNSFEDKIRAVENIDEVSKTLEEHGGIISFGWCGDETCGKDLEEKVNVDILGIQSESEADEVCMNCGKPAKHIALMAKTY; this is translated from the coding sequence ATGACAGAATTCAGCGAATGGTTTCACAACATCCTAGAAGAAGCAGAAATAATTGACACACGATATCCAATAAAGGGAATGCATGTATGGTTGCCTCAGGGCTTTAAAATAAGAAAATACACCCTTAACATTCTTAAAGAGATACTGGATGAGGATCATGAGGAAGTACTATTTCCACTTTTAATACCTGAAGACGAACTTGCGAAGGAAGCTATACATGTTAAAGGGTTTGAAAGCGAAGTTTACTGGGTAACACACGGTGGACTCACCGAACTCAACAAAAAACTTGCACTGCGACCAACCAGTGAGACTGCAATGTATCCCATGTTCTCCCTCTGGGTGCGCTCACACACAGACCTTCCAATGAAGTTCTACCAGGTGGTGAACACCTTCCGTTATGAAACCAAACATACACGACCTTTAATCAGGGTAAGGGAAATCACAACCTTCAAGGAAGCCCACACAATACATGCAACCAAAGAAGAGGCAGATATGCAGGTTGAAAGGGCCCTTGAGATATACAGAACCTTCTTCAATGCACTTGGAATTCCATACACCATAAGTAAGAGACCAGAGTGGGATAAGTTTCCAGGTGCAGATTACACAATGGCCTTTGATACACTGCTTCCAGATGGTAAAACCCTGCAGATTGCAACGGTACACAATCTGGGCCAGACCTTTGCAAAAACATTTGATATCACCTATGAAACCCTTGAAGGAGAACATGAATATGTTTACCAGACATGCTATGGACTTTCAGACAGGGTCATAGCATCAACCATAGGCATACATGGAGATGAGGGAGGATTGTGCCTCCCACCTGCAGTTGCACCCTACCAGATCGTGGTAGTTCCAATCATATTCAAGAAGGGAGGAGAAGAAGTTCTTGATTTCTGCAAAAACCTTGAGGAAAAACTTAGAAATGAAGGATTCAGGGTTCACTTCGATGACAGGGATATAAGAGCTGGTAAGAAGTACTACGAGTGGGAAATGAGGGGAGTACCCCTTAGGTTAGAGGTTGGTCCAAGGGATATTGCAAATAAAAAGGTTGTAACTGTTAGACGTGACAACGGTGAAAAGGAGTTCATGGATTTCAATCCAGAAAGTTTCATAATGGATATAAATGCTTTGATGGAAAAAATAAATATAAATATGAACAAAAAAGCCTGGAACTCCTTTGAAGATAAGATCAGAGCCGTTGAAAACATTGATGAAGTCTCAAAGACCCTGGAAGAGCATGGTGGGATCATTTCCTTTGGATGGTGTGGGGATGAAACATGTGGTAAGGATCTGGAGGAAAAGGTCAACGTTGACATACTTGGAATTCAAAGTGAATCTGAAGCAGATGAAGTGTGCATGAACTGTGGTAAACCTGCAAAACACATTGCCCTTATGGCAAAAACCTATTAA
- a CDS encoding metal ABC transporter ATP-binding protein, translating into MVEKILEIKDLNYSVNGRTVLKDINLSLDKKDYLAVIGPNGGGKSTLLKLILGILKPDTGNVKIFGNPPEKARKFMGYLPQTVVFDHDFPIDVFETVLTGRYKGLFKGYTPRDKKAVKDVLEEVGMLKYRNRQISRLSGGQMQRVFIARALVRNPRILLLDEPMASIDPEMQHSFYKLLSKLHERMAIILVSHDVGAVSTQVNKIACLNKKLFYHGPVEESAEGLEEIYKCPLELISHGIPHRVLEKHHHDNEGEF; encoded by the coding sequence ATGGTAGAAAAGATTCTTGAAATCAAAGATCTGAATTACAGTGTTAATGGCAGGACAGTGCTGAAAGATATAAACCTATCCTTAGATAAAAAAGATTATTTGGCAGTTATAGGTCCCAATGGTGGTGGAAAAAGTACCCTTCTTAAGCTAATTCTTGGAATTTTGAAACCAGACACGGGTAACGTGAAAATATTTGGAAACCCCCCTGAAAAGGCAAGAAAATTCATGGGATACCTTCCACAAACAGTTGTTTTTGACCATGATTTTCCAATAGATGTCTTTGAAACTGTTCTCACAGGCCGTTACAAGGGACTTTTTAAGGGTTACACCCCCAGGGATAAAAAAGCTGTTAAAGATGTTCTTGAAGAGGTTGGCATGCTAAAGTACCGCAACAGGCAGATAAGCAGGCTTTCAGGCGGGCAGATGCAGAGGGTTTTCATAGCCAGAGCCCTGGTGAGAAATCCTCGCATACTTCTTCTGGATGAGCCAATGGCAAGCATAGACCCTGAAATGCAGCATTCATTCTACAAACTCCTTTCAAAGCTCCATGAAAGGATGGCCATAATCCTTGTGAGCCATGATGTTGGTGCAGTTTCAACGCAGGTTAACAAGATAGCCTGCCTAAACAAGAAACTCTTCTACCACGGACCTGTTGAGGAATCAGCAGAGGGACTTGAAGAGATCTACAAATGTCCACTGGAACTCATATCCCATGGAATTCCCCACAGGGTACTTGAAAAACATCACCATGATAATGAGGGGGAATTTTAA
- a CDS encoding UPF0179 family protein, whose translation MITLIGKNLANKGLKFMHYGASSQCERCRFKGTCIDALESGRMYIIKDVKDAEQPCFVHEGGKVKVVEVDKAYIKTAVDSKKAFEGSKLVFNPPECDEECSMRDLCFPEGLYIEDKCKIVKKVGKVRDKCAKGYDLTTVLLRY comes from the coding sequence ATGATAACACTCATTGGAAAAAATCTTGCAAATAAAGGACTTAAATTCATGCATTACGGAGCTTCTTCTCAATGTGAAAGGTGCAGATTTAAAGGCACATGCATAGACGCCCTTGAAAGCGGGCGAATGTACATAATAAAGGATGTTAAAGATGCAGAACAACCATGCTTTGTACATGAAGGTGGAAAGGTTAAGGTTGTTGAGGTTGATAAAGCCTACATAAAAACAGCAGTAGACTCTAAAAAAGCTTTTGAAGGCTCTAAATTAGTTTTTAACCCGCCAGAATGTGATGAAGAATGTTCCATGAGAGACCTGTGCTTTCCAGAGGGACTCTACATAGAAGATAAATGTAAAATAGTCAAAAAGGTTGGAAAAGTAAGGGATAAATGTGCAAAGGGATACGATCTCACAACGGTACTATTAAGATACTGA
- a CDS encoding prenyltransferase: MDIDTLLNIIKLGRPQFLVGGFLLFCVGVLLAILLHAEFILNKFLLGYTILFLAHLAVHYSNDYFDADADAFAEPTLISGGSGILVKNPELKPFSKWFAISLMILSLGFAAIFMLTFSYTVWFFLFVLLGNFLAWFYSAPPIKLVYRRLGEISTVLTGIILPGMGYFTIMGTLDLPFLIFALPLTFLQLFFIISVEMPDMEGDKLGGKTTLIVSKGREFGFKLILVSGLLFTLSFFVIPFTGLYPSIIDFKILSLISLIPLGLGILELIKKPLDKESATKFSSLNIAALFLVVILIDLYFIYLIK, encoded by the coding sequence ATGGATATTGATACTCTTCTAAATATCATTAAATTAGGACGTCCCCAGTTTTTGGTTGGGGGTTTTCTGCTTTTCTGTGTTGGAGTGTTGTTGGCCATTCTACTCCATGCAGAATTCATTTTAAATAAATTCCTACTGGGATATACTATCCTATTTCTGGCTCATCTGGCAGTTCACTACAGCAATGATTATTTTGATGCTGATGCTGATGCATTTGCTGAACCAACTTTGATTTCAGGGGGTAGTGGGATTCTGGTTAAAAATCCAGAATTGAAACCATTCTCAAAATGGTTCGCCATTTCACTCATGATCTTATCCCTGGGTTTTGCAGCAATTTTCATGCTTACCTTCTCATACACAGTTTGGTTCTTTTTATTTGTACTCTTGGGAAACTTTTTAGCATGGTTTTATTCTGCCCCACCCATTAAATTAGTTTACAGAAGATTGGGAGAAATTTCAACTGTACTGACTGGAATCATATTGCCTGGAATGGGTTACTTCACGATTATGGGAACACTGGATCTTCCCTTTCTTATTTTTGCCCTGCCACTAACATTTTTACAGCTCTTCTTTATCATCAGTGTTGAAATGCCTGATATGGAGGGGGATAAATTAGGTGGAAAAACGACCCTGATAGTTTCGAAGGGCCGTGAATTTGGGTTTAAACTCATTTTAGTTTCAGGATTATTGTTTACACTTTCATTTTTTGTAATTCCATTCACAGGTTTGTATCCTTCAATCATAGATTTTAAAATATTATCACTTATTTCGTTAATTCCATTAGGTTTGGGGATTTTAGAATTGATAAAAAAACCATTGGATAAAGAATCTGCAACAAAATTTTCCAGTCTGAACATTGCTGCCCTGTTTTTGGTTGTTATCCTAATTGATCTTTACTTCATCTACCTCATCAAATGA
- a CDS encoding metal ABC transporter solute-binding protein, Zn/Mn family: MKKKRIIGIFMLLGVIIFFLGTVVYEVSNDSKTVENSTVTVAVTIPTETEFVKKVGGDRVNVVVMVPPGADPHTYEPTPGKIQKAGQADMYAEVGSGIEFEIGWMDKIKGLNSEMLIVNCSKGLDLMESTDPDEGNNDPHVWNSPRNAKVMVENIYEGLVEVDPENRDYYTKNRDVYLQELDKLDENITETLADDKGMNIMVYHPSWGYFCRDYGLNQISIEKEGKEPTSKNIAELVTLAKKDNVTVIFVSPQFSNASASVIADQIGGHVVSIDTMPENYLDNMYRVSGIFAETVTDNKG; this comes from the coding sequence TTGAAAAAAAAGAGGATAATTGGAATTTTTATGCTTTTAGGAGTTATTATATTCTTTCTTGGAACTGTTGTTTATGAGGTTTCAAATGATTCAAAGACAGTTGAAAACAGCACAGTAACCGTGGCTGTAACCATTCCCACAGAAACAGAATTTGTTAAAAAAGTGGGTGGAGACAGGGTGAATGTTGTGGTGATGGTTCCTCCAGGTGCAGATCCCCATACATACGAGCCAACACCAGGTAAAATCCAGAAGGCCGGGCAGGCTGATATGTACGCAGAGGTTGGTTCTGGAATTGAATTTGAAATCGGTTGGATGGACAAGATAAAAGGTTTGAACAGTGAAATGCTCATTGTGAACTGTTCCAAGGGCCTAGATCTCATGGAAAGCACAGACCCTGATGAGGGCAACAACGACCCCCATGTTTGGAACTCACCAAGAAATGCCAAAGTAATGGTGGAAAATATTTATGAGGGGCTTGTGGAAGTTGATCCCGAAAACAGGGATTACTACACCAAAAACAGGGATGTCTATCTGCAGGAACTGGATAAACTCGATGAAAACATCACAGAAACACTTGCAGATGATAAGGGCATGAACATAATGGTTTATCATCCTTCATGGGGCTACTTCTGCCGTGACTATGGACTGAATCAAATATCCATTGAAAAAGAGGGTAAAGAACCCACATCCAAAAACATAGCTGAACTTGTGACCCTTGCAAAAAAGGACAATGTGACTGTTATCTTCGTATCACCCCAGTTCAGCAATGCAAGTGCCAGTGTTATAGCAGACCAGATAGGGGGTCATGTTGTGTCCATTGATACAATGCCTGAAAACTACCTTGATAACATGTACAGGGTTTCAGGCATATTCGCAGAAACAGTGACGGACAATAAGGGATGA
- a CDS encoding NAD(P)-dependent glycerol-1-phosphate dehydrogenase: MDFRKIQLPREIHAGAGVITETGAICKDLKVEGKALVVTGPRTIKVAGEKAIESLQSEGFDVECVTIDTASKDSVLEVQDAMDDVSIVLGVGGGKVIDTAKLASTRSELHFISVPTAASHDGIASPRASIKNEGGSVSLKAKPPIGVIADTKIISQAPFRLLAAGCGDIISNHTSILDWKLSYRLLNEYFSDSAAALSLMTAEMTTKSADAIKEGLTESAGLVVKALISSGIAISIAGTSRPASGSEHKFSHALDIVAPKPALHGEQCGVGTIMMMYLHGGDWKFIRDTLKTIKAPTTAKEMGIKPEFIIEALTKAHTIRKERYTILGDRGLTRESAETLATTTGVI; this comes from the coding sequence ATGGATTTTAGAAAGATTCAGCTTCCAAGGGAAATCCACGCAGGAGCTGGGGTTATAACAGAAACAGGTGCTATTTGTAAGGATCTGAAGGTTGAAGGTAAAGCACTGGTTGTAACAGGACCCAGAACCATAAAAGTTGCAGGGGAAAAGGCAATTGAAAGTCTTCAAAGTGAAGGTTTTGATGTGGAATGTGTTACAATTGACACTGCATCCAAGGATTCAGTTCTGGAGGTTCAGGATGCTATGGATGATGTTTCAATAGTTCTGGGTGTTGGGGGAGGCAAGGTTATAGACACTGCAAAACTTGCATCCACCAGATCAGAACTGCACTTCATAAGTGTGCCAACTGCAGCATCCCATGATGGAATAGCATCACCAAGGGCTTCAATAAAGAATGAGGGGGGAAGCGTGTCATTGAAGGCAAAACCTCCAATAGGGGTCATTGCAGATACAAAGATAATAAGTCAGGCACCCTTCAGGCTCCTTGCAGCAGGATGCGGAGATATAATCTCAAACCACACATCCATACTGGACTGGAAACTGTCCTACAGACTTCTCAATGAATATTTCAGTGACTCTGCAGCAGCACTCTCACTTATGACTGCAGAGATGACCACAAAATCAGCAGATGCCATTAAAGAAGGCCTTACAGAAAGTGCTGGGCTGGTTGTGAAGGCTTTGATAAGCAGTGGTATTGCAATAAGCATAGCTGGTACAAGCAGACCTGCAAGCGGTTCTGAGCATAAATTCAGTCATGCCCTGGATATTGTTGCACCGAAACCTGCACTCCACGGTGAACAGTGTGGTGTTGGAACCATAATGATGATGTACCTCCACGGTGGGGACTGGAAATTTATAAGGGACACTTTAAAAACCATCAAAGCACCAACAACTGCAAAGGAAATGGGAATAAAACCAGAGTTCATTATTGAAGCTCTTACAAAGGCACACACAATTCGGAAAGAACGATACACAATACTGGGAGACCGTGGTCTTACAAGGGAATCTGCAGAAACACTTGCAACCACAACTGGAGTTATTTAA